The genomic DNA AAATGGACATCTTCGGTCCTTTCATCCAGGAATGTTGTGTTATCCACAAATCTGCTGAAGTGCGCGCTAATGATTTATGGAACGCCTACAAAACGTGGTGCGCCGAAAACAGCCAGCGCGAGCAAAGTCAGCATAAATTTGGCCGATACCTGACCGCCAAAGGTTGGAGAGCCGATGGAACCAAGCCCGTCAAACGTATCGGCATAGGTTTGTTGGACAAACACGATGCCGATCCTACCGAACCTCAGTTCTAAAAGCTTCCTTGATAAATATCATAAATACAATGACTTAAATAGAAAGTTGTTGTTGAAAAGTCAAGGGAGCTAACCCCATCAAATGCACCAGTATCGATTTACTGGACCTCCACGATGCCGACCTTTACGACCTTTACGACCTTTTGCCGGAAATTCGGTATACGAGAAACCCCCATAGGGACTTTCCGGGAAAAGGTCGTAAAGGTCGGCATGGTCGGAAACCGTCGTTGTCTCTGAGCGAGACAACGTATTTTCTTCACAGGAACACTGTTGCGCATTTGAAAGGTTATTGCATAATAAAGGCGCAACAAGGGGATTGATATGACCATTGGGATTAATGAACCTGCTATCTTCCTGGAGAACTTCGCTCGAGCAGGTAGCCACTTACTTGAAGAACTGCGTAGCATCGCTACTCAGCCTCATTTGAATAAATCGCTGAAACGATTTCCTATCCGGGAAGCCGCCGCCATGCTGGGATTCACTCCCCAGTACATTCGGCGGCTTGAAACCGAAGGCAGCGCCCGACGACCTCCGTTTGGCATTCCTCCCAAGGATGAGCGCGGCCAACGCTCTTACAATCTTGAGCGGATCAACGATTACCGCGATCGACTCGGCATCCGTCGTTTGCGCCCAACAGGCAGTCGCGCTATTCGTTGCGCGGTCGCCTTTTTTAAGGGGGGCTCGGCCAAAACGACAACCGCAACGCATCTTGCCCATCGTTGTGCATTGGACGGCTTGCGCGTTCTCCTGATTGATTTGGATCCACAAGCGTCCTTGACCATGCTGCATGGCATCCTGCCGGACATTGATATCCAGCGCGAGGACACCTTGGCGGATGTTCTCGTTTATGATCCATCGGATATCCGCAGCGTAATCCGGGAAACTTATTTCCCGGGACTTTGGTTAATTCCGGCCAATCTTGGCTTACAGGATGCGGAAATTAGACTGCTTGACCATCGGGAGAATCAGGAAGAGTTTCTTGATCTGCTGGCATTTCAGCGGCTGGATTACGGACTTTGCCAGGTAGAGGGCGATTTTGATGTCATCATCGTCGATTGTCCTCCCAAT from Gammaproteobacteria bacterium includes the following:
- a CDS encoding AAA family ATPase; this encodes MTIGINEPAIFLENFARAGSHLLEELRSIATQPHLNKSLKRFPIREAAAMLGFTPQYIRRLETEGSARRPPFGIPPKDERGQRSYNLERINDYRDRLGIRRLRPTGSRAIRCAVAFFKGGSAKTTTATHLAHRCALDGLRVLLIDLDPQASLTMLHGILPDIDIQREDTLADVLVYDPSDIRSVIRETYFPGLWLIPANLGLQDAEIRLLDHRENQEEFLDLLAFQRLDYGLCQVEGDFDVIIVDCPPNMGSLTLNAVAAANAMLLPIPPRAVDFGSAVLYAQTMSALKRDPRFSRPLDFFRVLLTLHSGSGEAKNTEAALRMLLKDYVLEHVMPLSVEIERSAADLSSVYEIQQPKGSYEAYQRALSYLNALNGEVIDLFRQVWEQQTEELPAKDVGSSDATG